The following is a genomic window from Niabella soli DSM 19437.
GCGCTTTCTGCCATAGCGATCCAGCAACGGCCCGCTGATAAGCTGCCCCACGCACAGCCCGATGAAGAAGCTGGACAGGGAGTAGGCAATGGTGTTGATGGACGTATGCAGGTCCTTTGCCATAGCCGGGAAACCGGGCAGGTACATGTCTATAGAGAATGGACCAATGGCGGTGAGTAATCCAAGAATGGCAATGAGTACTACTCTTGTTTTTTTATGGGTGATGTCGGTTACTTGCATAAAGTTTATTTTTATTTCCATCCGCCGCCAAGAGAGCGATAGAGGTCTACCGCGGCACTCAGCTGCAAACGGTGAATGTTGGCGAGGTTCAGCTCTGCCTGCAATACATTGGCCTGCGCGGAGAGCACCTCTATATAATTGGCCATGCCGCTTTTAAACAACAGCCGCGCATTTTTAATGGCCCCTTTTAAGGTATCGGCCTGACTGGTGGCAATGGTCTTTTGCTCTTTTAATTTTTCGGTGGCTACCAGTGCGTCCGATACTTCGCCAATGGCAGTGAGTACCGACTGGCGGAACTCCAGCACCGATTGCTCCCGCTGGATCTTTGCCGTTTCCAATTGTGTTTTTAACCGGCGCTGTTCAAACACGGGCTGGGTAACACTACCCAACAAAGTACCAAACAGGGATGCCGGTATATTAAACCAGTTATTGGCCAGGTAGGAGTTTAGGCCGCCCTGCGCGGTGATGGACAGGCTGGGGTACATATTGGCCTGGGCAATACCGGCCCTTGCATTGGCGGCGATCAGCTCCATTTCCTTAGCGCGTACATCCGGCCGCCTGCTGAGTATTGCAGAGGGAATGCCGGGTGTTAACCATTGCGGCACTGCCGAATTAAAAAGCCCTTTGCCACGCTCTACCGGTCCGGGTAAACTGCCGGTTAAAATGCTTAAAGCATTTTCCTGCACCGCAATATTTTGTTCCAGCTGCGGAATGAGCAGGGCAGTGGATTGCTTTTGCGCTTCCACCTGTTGTACGGCCAGCGTGGTAACCTCACCGGCATTGCGTTGCAGGCGGGTAAAGTTGAGCGTACTGTCGGTTATTGCCAGGTTCTTTTTTGCAATGTTCAGTTGCTCATCCAGCATCAGCAGGTTATAATAACCCTGCGCAATATTGGACACCAGCTGCGTTTGCACGGCTTTTGAAGCCTCGTAGGTTTGCAGGTAACCGGCCATGGTGGCCTCCTGCTGGCGACGGATCTTGCCCCAGATGTCGGCCTCCCAGGTAAGGTTAAAAGCGGCATTAAAATCTTCCACATGTTGCTTGCCGATAAAGCTGCCGATGCTTAACCCGTTTAAACTGTTGTTGGACGGATTAGTGGTTTGCGCCGTAACACTGAAGCTGAGCTGTGGCAGTTGCAACAGCTTTGCCTGCTTTAATGTTTGTACAGAA
Proteins encoded in this region:
- a CDS encoding efflux transporter outer membrane subunit translates to MNYLNMKKRYSLLLPVIVIAITAASCKVGQAYKRPEVALPQEFRAVATADTSSIADVEWKQFFTDPTLQTLIGKGISYNYDLQIALKRVAASVQTLKQAKLLQLPQLSFSVTAQTTNPSNNSLNGLSIGSFIGKQHVEDFNAAFNLTWEADIWGKIRRQQEATMAGYLQTYEASKAVQTQLVSNIAQGYYNLLMLDEQLNIAKKNLAITDSTLNFTRLQRNAGEVTTLAVQQVEAQKQSTALLIPQLEQNIAVQENALSILTGSLPGPVERGKGLFNSAVPQWLTPGIPSAILSRRPDVRAKEMELIAANARAGIAQANMYPSLSITAQGGLNSYLANNWFNIPASLFGTLLGSVTQPVFEQRRLKTQLETAKIQREQSVLEFRQSVLTAIGEVSDALVATEKLKEQKTIATSQADTLKGAIKNARLLFKSGMANYIEVLSAQANVLQAELNLANIHRLQLSAAVDLYRSLGGGWK